From the Anaerolineales bacterium genome, one window contains:
- a CDS encoding peptidoglycan DD-metalloendopeptidase family protein produces the protein MAIKSNFKTSLLLSLLAAALLLVTTPAFAQEEAEAEGVRYVVQPGDTLSSISVRFDVALNELIEANSLINPNSLNVGDVLVIPGIDWIEGTLVLQPLPIGEDYVSLKRRYLLSDADMARLNRFTSTSPEQIYTGFQVMLATEHGELTESARALVRPGISLLELAAASGDSPWGLVAANQLPGTWAALPGDVLFTPGRPGNGPGGLPGEVANLQMAAPGFLQGATLQLNFDAPTDLTLSGEFAGYPLRFFRYEDAWVSLQGIPLDAVGERYSLQLSGTLPDGSPFAFAQPVRVASAGYERANLTVRPELLDDQLNASELAYVAEIMSQVTPERLWERGWGWPHDLVNEITSGFGLFRTYNGGLASSYHTGVDFGGGALLAIYAPAPGRVVFAGPLDIRGNATIIDHGWGVFTGYWHQAEIYVSVGDVVEPGQVLGIVGGTGRVNGPHLHWELWVGGVPVQPLDWLARTYP, from the coding sequence TTGGCGATCAAATCGAACTTCAAGACATCCTTGCTGCTTAGCCTGCTGGCCGCAGCCTTATTGCTCGTCACCACCCCAGCATTCGCCCAGGAAGAAGCAGAGGCGGAAGGGGTGCGCTATGTGGTGCAGCCCGGCGACACACTCTCCAGCATTTCTGTGCGTTTTGACGTGGCGCTCAATGAACTCATCGAGGCCAACAGCCTGATCAACCCCAACAGCCTGAATGTCGGCGATGTGCTGGTGATCCCTGGGATTGATTGGATCGAAGGCACCCTGGTCCTGCAGCCTCTGCCCATCGGCGAGGACTACGTCAGTTTAAAGCGCCGCTATCTGCTGAGCGACGCGGACATGGCCCGCCTCAACCGCTTCACCAGCACCAGCCCTGAGCAGATCTACACCGGCTTCCAAGTCATGCTGGCCACCGAGCACGGCGAGCTGACCGAGAGCGCCCGCGCCCTGGTGCGCCCGGGAATTTCGCTGCTGGAACTGGCCGCGGCTTCCGGCGACAGCCCCTGGGGTCTGGTGGCCGCCAACCAGTTGCCCGGCACCTGGGCTGCATTGCCTGGCGATGTGCTTTTCACGCCGGGGCGCCCCGGGAATGGCCCCGGGGGCTTGCCGGGTGAAGTTGCCAATCTGCAAATGGCGGCGCCGGGCTTTTTGCAAGGCGCCACCCTGCAGCTCAACTTTGATGCACCAACCGACCTCACCTTGAGCGGTGAGTTTGCCGGCTATCCGCTGCGCTTCTTCCGCTACGAAGACGCCTGGGTCAGCCTGCAAGGGATTCCGCTGGATGCGGTGGGCGAGCGCTACTCTCTGCAGCTTTCCGGCACCTTGCCGGATGGTTCGCCGTTCGCCTTTGCCCAGCCCGTGCGCGTGGCCAGCGCCGGCTATGAGCGGGCCAACCTGACTGTGCGGCCGGAACTTCTCGACGATCAGCTCAACGCCAGTGAGCTGGCCTATGTGGCTGAGATCATGTCGCAAGTCACGCCCGAACGGCTGTGGGAGCGCGGCTGGGGTTGGCCGCACGACCTGGTCAACGAGATCACCTCAGGTTTTGGCCTATTCCGCACCTACAACGGCGGCCTGGCCTCCAGTTACCATACCGGGGTGGACTTTGGCGGCGGCGCTTTGCTGGCCATCTACGCGCCTGCACCCGGACGGGTGGTCTTCGCTGGCCCGCTGGACATCCGCGGCAATGCCACCATTATCGATCATGGCTGGGGTGTGTTTACTGGCTATTGGCACCAGGCGGAGATCTATGTGAGCGTGGGCGATGTGGTTGAGCCGGGCCAGGTGCTGGGTATTGTCGGCGGTACCGGCCGCGTGAATGGCCCGCACCTGCATTGGGAGCTGTGGGTGGGTGGGGTGCCGGTCCAGCCTTTGGACTGGCTGGCCCGCACATACCCTTAG
- a CDS encoding DUF2007 domain-containing protein, protein MPNRDPKLTRIAVMEDSILAEVLRGLLEAEEIPCMLTKEGIGHVYGLHHGYMAEVEIFVPERHEVRARQIYRDNFGKAED, encoded by the coding sequence ATGCCAAATCGCGACCCCAAATTAACCCGCATCGCCGTGATGGAAGACTCGATCCTGGCCGAGGTGCTGCGCGGTTTGCTGGAAGCTGAGGAGATCCCCTGCATGCTGACCAAAGAGGGCATTGGCCATGTCTATGGGTTGCATCACGGGTATATGGCCGAAGTCGAGATCTTTGTCCCGGAACGCCACGAAGTGCGCGCCCGCCAGATCTACCGGGACAATTTCGGCAAAGCCGAAGACTAA